A stretch of Dietzia lutea DNA encodes these proteins:
- a CDS encoding IS30 family transposase has product MAKQLDWRLRAGVCRSLLEGMTGIEAATLWGVSMATAWRWAKLAGMTFEVGRRGGVGSGVATAVSQRPLKESASYRRLTLFDRVYIQAMFDLPTPAGVRAIARGLQVAASTISRELAAHSFEHWGKRRYDARLAHLLALDKRKRCRPGKLEATQLRGEVIARLNQRFSPEQVAGELRVMFPDQPEMNVSPETIYQALYVQGKGALRHELKVEKALRSGRKSRVPTSALPPRTSRPWLQGARLSDRPAEVEDRAVPGHWEGDLVVGPNNSGIVTLVERHTRYVLIGRLPGCRDSATVTDVLAQMIEALPSRLVSTITWDQGTEMAAHAAFTVKTGCPIFFCDPHSPWQRGSNENTNGLIRDFYPKGTDFNTISDDELAETERLLNIRPRAIHGFHSPHAKMTELIAGVALAT; this is encoded by the coding sequence GTGGCTAAACAGCTGGACTGGAGACTGCGGGCGGGTGTGTGTCGGTCCTTGCTGGAGGGCATGACCGGGATCGAGGCGGCGACGCTGTGGGGTGTCAGCATGGCCACGGCGTGGAGGTGGGCCAAGCTTGCGGGCATGACCTTTGAGGTGGGACGACGCGGCGGCGTGGGCTCCGGTGTGGCAACGGCCGTATCCCAGCGGCCGCTGAAGGAGTCGGCGAGTTATCGCCGGTTGACCCTGTTTGACCGGGTCTACATCCAGGCCATGTTCGACCTGCCGACCCCGGCCGGGGTCCGGGCGATCGCCCGGGGTCTGCAGGTGGCCGCCTCGACGATCTCGAGGGAGTTGGCTGCCCACTCGTTCGAGCACTGGGGCAAGCGGCGTTACGACGCCCGGTTGGCCCATCTGCTGGCCCTGGACAAGCGCAAGCGCTGCCGGCCGGGCAAGCTGGAGGCCACGCAGCTGCGCGGCGAGGTCATCGCCCGGTTAAACCAGCGGTTCTCACCCGAGCAGGTCGCCGGGGAGCTGCGGGTGATGTTCCCCGATCAGCCGGAGATGAACGTGTCCCCCGAGACGATCTACCAGGCGCTATACGTCCAGGGCAAGGGCGCGCTGCGGCACGAGCTCAAGGTCGAAAAGGCCTTGCGCTCCGGGCGCAAGAGCCGCGTGCCCACGTCCGCCCTGCCGCCGCGAACCTCGCGTCCGTGGCTGCAAGGAGCTCGCCTTAGCGACCGGCCGGCCGAGGTGGAGGACCGCGCCGTGCCCGGGCACTGGGAGGGCGATCTGGTCGTGGGGCCGAACAACTCCGGGATCGTCACCCTGGTCGAGCGCCACACCCGCTACGTACTGATCGGGCGCCTGCCCGGCTGCCGGGACAGCGCCACCGTCACCGATGTACTGGCCCAGATGATCGAGGCGCTGCCCTCCCGGCTGGTATCCACGATCACCTGGGACCAGGGCACCGAGATGGCAGCGCACGCCGCGTTCACCGTCAAGACCGGCTGCCCGATCTTCTTCTGCGATCCGCACTCGCCCTGGCAGCGCGGATCCAACGAGAACACCAACGGACTGATCCGGGACTTCTACCCCAAAGGCACCGACTTCAACACCATCAGCGACGACGAACTCGCCGAAACCGAACGCCTCCTCAACATCCGCCCCCGAGCCATCCACGGCTTCCACAGTCCCCATGCGAAGATGACCGAACTAATCGCCGGTGTTGCGCTAGCCACCTGA
- a CDS encoding YbjN domain-containing protein produces the protein MSDETREPDFDQPTVDRIHDFLVEREIESTLADGHTFVVQLPGEKRLKTACHLTVNKESVRVEAFVCRNPDEDFEKVYKYLLRRNRRLYQVAYTLDNNGDIYLVGRMPLIAVTEEELDRVLGQVLEAADHDFNIILETGFHTSIRREWEWRVSRGEPLRNLDAFRHLTEDLPQPE, from the coding sequence ATGAGCGACGAGACCCGCGAGCCCGACTTCGACCAGCCCACCGTGGACCGGATCCACGACTTCCTCGTGGAGCGGGAGATCGAGTCCACGCTGGCCGACGGCCACACCTTCGTCGTGCAGCTGCCGGGGGAGAAGCGGCTCAAAACGGCCTGCCATCTCACGGTGAACAAGGAGAGCGTGCGCGTCGAGGCGTTCGTGTGCCGCAACCCGGACGAGGACTTCGAGAAGGTCTACAAGTACCTGCTGCGCCGCAATCGTCGGCTGTACCAGGTGGCGTACACGCTGGACAACAACGGCGACATCTACCTCGTCGGCCGGATGCCGCTCATCGCGGTGACCGAGGAGGAGCTCGACCGCGTGCTGGGTCAGGTGCTCGAGGCCGCCGACCACGATTTCAACATCATCCTCGAGACCGGCTTCCACACGTCGATCCGCCGCGAATGGGAGTGGCGGGTCTCGCGGGGTGAGCCGCTGCGCAACCTCGACGCGTTCCGCCACCTCACCGAGGACCTGCCCCAGCCGGAGTAG
- the mshA gene encoding D-inositol-3-phosphate glycosyltransferase, protein MTVSELDRGAAHPLPRRIAVLSFHTSPLAQPGTGDAGGLNVYVLQTARRLARRGVEVEIFTRATHSSQPPVEEAGDGVLVRNIVAGPFEGLRKEDLPTQLCPFVAGVMRAEAGHAPGHYDLIHSHYWLSGQAGLVASEHWGVPLVHTAHTLAEVKNAVLAAGDTPEPESRRIGEQQIVDAAHRLVVNTVGERDELVRFYDADPADIDVVSPGADLDQYTPGTQRGTERARRALGLAQKSEVIAFVGRIQPLKAPDVIVRALAEIVRTQPHRDVRLLVVGGPSGSGLERPRSLMELADELGVADRVSFLAPRPPSELVDVYRAADIVAVPSYSESFGLVALEAQACGTPVVAAAVGGLPTAVADGRTGLTVDGHDPRRWADVLAGLLDDDELRLSMSRAAPVHASGFSWDSTADGLLESYAGTTAAYRARRAEAAAS, encoded by the coding sequence GTGACCGTCTCCGAGCTCGACCGCGGCGCCGCGCACCCGCTGCCCCGACGCATCGCGGTGTTGTCCTTCCACACCTCCCCGCTCGCCCAACCGGGCACGGGCGACGCCGGCGGACTCAACGTGTACGTGCTGCAGACCGCCCGCCGGCTGGCCCGCCGCGGCGTGGAGGTCGAGATCTTCACCCGCGCCACCCACTCCTCCCAGCCGCCCGTCGAGGAGGCCGGCGACGGCGTGCTGGTCCGCAACATCGTCGCCGGGCCGTTCGAGGGCCTGCGCAAAGAGGACCTCCCCACGCAGCTGTGCCCGTTCGTCGCGGGCGTCATGCGCGCCGAGGCCGGGCACGCGCCGGGGCACTATGATCTCATCCACTCGCACTACTGGCTGTCCGGCCAGGCCGGGCTGGTGGCGTCCGAGCACTGGGGCGTGCCGCTCGTGCACACCGCCCACACGCTCGCCGAGGTCAAGAACGCGGTCCTCGCCGCCGGTGACACGCCGGAGCCCGAGTCGCGGCGGATAGGGGAGCAGCAGATCGTCGACGCCGCGCACCGCCTGGTCGTCAACACCGTCGGCGAGCGCGACGAACTCGTCCGCTTCTACGACGCCGACCCGGCCGACATCGACGTCGTCTCGCCCGGCGCCGACCTCGACCAGTACACGCCCGGCACGCAGCGCGGCACCGAGCGGGCCCGCCGCGCGCTAGGACTGGCGCAGAAGTCCGAGGTCATCGCGTTTGTCGGCCGCATCCAGCCGCTCAAGGCCCCCGACGTGATCGTCCGCGCGCTCGCCGAGATCGTGCGCACCCAGCCGCACCGCGACGTCCGCCTGCTGGTCGTGGGCGGGCCGAGCGGGTCCGGGCTCGAGCGGCCGCGGTCGCTCATGGAGCTCGCCGACGAGCTGGGCGTGGCCGACCGCGTGAGCTTCCTCGCGCCCCGCCCGCCGTCCGAGCTGGTGGACGTGTACCGGGCCGCGGACATCGTGGCGGTGCCGTCGTACTCGGAGTCGTTCGGGCTCGTCGCGCTCGAGGCGCAGGCGTGCGGGACGCCCGTGGTCGCCGCCGCGGTGGGCGGGCTGCCGACTGCCGTCGCCGACGGCCGCACCGGGCTCACCGTGGACGGGCACGACCCGCGTCGGTGGGCGGACGTGTTGGCGGGACTGCTCGACGACGACGAGCTGCGCCTGTCGATGTCGCGGGCCGCCCCGGTGCACGCCTCCGGGTTCAGCTGGGACTCCACGGCCGACGGACTGCTGGAGTCGTACGCGGGCACGACGGCCGCCTACCGGGCCCGGCGTGCGGAGGCGGCGGCGTCCTGA
- a CDS encoding alpha/beta fold hydrolase, protein MSSDATPATTDALSGQPAHGQPALGRAYAADRPGAPHGVASAASSDGTTIAYRVLGDPGSRPLVLIHGWAQSSSSWGAELLGELAQRFHVVAIDLRGHGHSDVPAAGYDSPQQWADDVEAVLDSVGIGEDAGAILLGWSYGGVVVADYLAARGEGRLAGIVLCGAVTSLSRSAGGAIGPAMKEVTSGGAFEEKPAHALEAFTSFGRAMMVNGAGADGQRILGLSLSTPPAVRQALLTRRVDNDDTLRGLTLPALVVHGAHDGVVLPSAGQANAEMIPGGRYVEFAESAHAPFLEETPRFLAELDAFAAAL, encoded by the coding sequence ATGAGCTCCGACGCGACCCCCGCCACCACCGACGCCCTCTCCGGCCAGCCCGCGCACGGCCAACCCGCCCTGGGCCGGGCGTATGCCGCCGACCGGCCCGGCGCCCCGCACGGCGTCGCGTCGGCGGCGTCGTCCGACGGCACGACCATCGCGTACCGCGTGCTCGGCGACCCGGGCTCCCGGCCCCTCGTCCTGATCCACGGCTGGGCCCAGTCGAGCTCGAGCTGGGGAGCCGAGCTGCTGGGCGAGCTCGCGCAGCGGTTCCATGTGGTGGCAATCGACCTGCGCGGCCACGGCCACTCCGACGTCCCCGCCGCAGGCTACGACTCACCGCAGCAGTGGGCCGACGACGTCGAGGCGGTCCTCGACTCGGTCGGCATCGGCGAGGACGCGGGCGCGATCCTGCTGGGCTGGTCGTACGGTGGGGTCGTCGTGGCCGACTACCTGGCCGCCCGAGGGGAGGGGCGCCTGGCCGGGATCGTGCTGTGCGGGGCCGTGACGTCGCTGTCGCGCTCGGCCGGCGGCGCGATCGGGCCGGCCATGAAGGAGGTCACCTCCGGCGGCGCGTTCGAGGAGAAGCCGGCGCACGCCCTGGAGGCGTTCACGAGCTTCGGCAGGGCGATGATGGTCAACGGCGCCGGCGCCGACGGGCAGCGGATCCTCGGGCTGTCGCTGTCCACGCCGCCGGCGGTCCGGCAGGCGCTGCTCACCCGCCGCGTCGACAACGACGACACCCTGCGCGGCCTGACCCTCCCGGCCTTGGTCGTCCACGGCGCCCATGACGGCGTGGTACTGCCCTCGGCCGGTCAGGCCAACGCCGAGATGATCCCCGGCGGTCGCTACGTCGAATTCGCCGAGTCCGCCCACGCCCCGTTCCTCGAGGAGACGCCTCGCTTCCTCGCCGAGCTCGACGCCTTCGCCGCCGCTCTGTAA
- a CDS encoding limonene-1,2-epoxide hydrolase family protein yields the protein MAVTSTRTDPDVVVRTFFDALMAGSTGAAADLLTDDVWWANVGLPTMRGKRAVVGAISAMNRSIDFGVDIHHLAVSAPADPTNPQAPVVVLTERTDYLGVGPLRVGFWVCGRLEVRDGRVCGWQDYFSKADMAKGAVRGLLEMATGRGR from the coding sequence ATGGCAGTCACCAGCACCAGGACCGATCCCGACGTGGTCGTCCGGACGTTCTTCGATGCCCTCATGGCCGGCTCGACCGGGGCCGCCGCGGACCTGCTCACCGACGACGTCTGGTGGGCCAACGTCGGCCTGCCGACCATGCGGGGCAAGCGCGCGGTCGTCGGCGCCATCTCCGCGATGAACCGGAGCATCGACTTCGGCGTGGACATCCACCACCTCGCCGTGTCAGCCCCCGCGGACCCCACCAACCCGCAGGCCCCGGTCGTGGTGCTCACCGAACGCACCGACTACCTGGGCGTCGGGCCGCTACGGGTCGGGTTCTGGGTGTGCGGGCGCCTCGAGGTCCGCGATGGCCGGGTGTGCGGCTGGCAGGACTACTTCTCCAAGGCCGACATGGCCAAGGGCGCTGTGCGCGGGCTCCTCGAGATGGCCACCGGCCGGGGGCGTTAG